GCGTACCTTGTCGCAGAGCCGACCGTTTTTGGCGTGAATCCGTTCCCTGCCCGAGTCGATTAGCCCCCCGCCGCATCGCAACGCTTTCCAGGGTAACTATTGGAGATGCCATGGCCGAAGAGTTCGTACCCAAATGGATCGCCTGGGAAACCACCCAGCGCTGCAACCTCAAATGCGTGCACTGCCGCTGCTCGTCCGAGATGACTTCGTCGGAAGGTGACTTCACCACCGAGGAAGGGAAGAAGCTCCTCAAGGAAATCGCCGACTTCTCGAAGCCGGTCGTGGTTCTCTCCGGCGGTGAGCCGCTGATGAGGCCGGATATCTTCGAACTGGCCGAGTACGGCACCTCGCTGGGCCTCAGGATGTGCATGGCGACCAACGGTTCGCTGGTCACCGACGAGGTTTGCGAGAAGATGAAAAAGGCCGACATCAAGATGGTGTCGCTCTCCCTGGACGGCTCCTGCGCCGAGGTCCACGACGACTTCCGCCAGTGCCCGGGCGCCTTCGAGGGCGTCATGAAGGCGGCCGAACTGTTCAGAAAGCACGGCCAGAAGTTCCTGATCAACTCCTCCTTCACCAAGCGCAACCAGACCGACATCGCCAACACCTTCAAGGTGGCCAAGTCCATCGGCGCCACCGCCTGGTACATGTTCATGATCGTCCCGACCGGCCGCGGCGAGGAGATCATGAGCGAGCTGATCTCCAAGGAGGACTACGAGGAGATCCTCGACTGGCACTACCACCAGGAGAAGAACGAGGACGACATCCTCATGCGTCCCACCTGCGCGCCGCACTACTACCGCATCGTGCCGCAAAAGGCCAAGGCGGAAGGCGAGAAATTCGAGCGTCGCTCGCTCACCTTCTCCACCGGCGGCGGCAAGGGGTGCATCGCCGCGCAGACCATCTGCCTCATCGACTGCTTCGGCAACCTGAAGCCCTGCTCCTACTTCCACCGCACCGCGGGCAACGTGAAGGAAACCCCTTTCAAGGAACTTTGGGAGAACTCCGAGATCTTCAAGGACCTGCGCGATTTCAAAGCGTACAAAGGGAAGTGCGGCGAGTGCGAGTACCTGAACGTCTGCGGCGGCTGCCGCGCCCGCGCCGATGCGGTGTACGGCGACTACATGGAAGAGGAACCGTTCTGCAACTACGTGCCGATCAAGGTGCAGAGAAAAGAGCAGAAATAATTTGATGATTTGCCCCCCCCTCCTGACGGGAGGGCGCGATGTCATGTACTGAACGAGATACATTACATATTTCACCCAGGAGGATTACTATGAATACTCGCTTTTTAGACGCTTGTTGGGGTAAGCCGGTAGACCGAGTGCCGGTATGGCTTATGCGCCAGGCTGGCCGTTATCTCCCCGACTACATGCGCGTCCGTTCCAAATGCACCTTCCTGGAACTCTGCAAGACCCCTGAACTCGCCGCTGAAGTGACCATTCAGCCGGTGGACATCCTCGGCGTCGACGCAGCCATCCTCTTCTCCGACATCCTCACCCCGATCGAGCCGATGGGCATGGAGCTCGACTTCACCCCGGGCCCGGTCTTCACCAAGCCGATCCGCACCATGGCCGACGTCGAGGCGCTCAAGATCCCGAAAATGGAGACCGACGTCCCCTACGTGCTCGACGCCGTGAAACTGCTCCGCAAAGAGCTGGCTGCCAAGGTGCCGCTGATCGGCTTCGGCGGTGCGCCCTTCACCCTCGCCTGCTACATGGTCGAGGGCAAAGGCTCCAAGGACTTCGCTGCGCTCAAGAAGATGATGTACGCCGAGCCGGAGATCTACGCGGCCCTCATGGACAAGATCACCACCATGGACATGGAGTACCTGAACGCCCAGATCGCTGCCGGCGCACAGGCCATCCAGATCTTTGATACCTGGGGCGGCATGCTCTCCCCGGCCGACTACGAGCGCTACGTCCTCCCCTACACCCAGCGCCTCATCAACGGGCTGAACCGCACCAACGTCCCCGTGATTCACTTCGTCAAGGGCGCCGGCACCATGCTGGAGATCGTCAAAGAGGCCGGCGGTGACGTCATGGGCCTCGACTGGCACGTCAACCTGGGCAAGGCCCGCGACATCCTGGGCGACATGGCGGTACAGGGTAACCTCGACCCGACCGTGCTCTTCGCTCCCAAGGAGATCATCGAGCGCGAGGTGAAGCGCGTGCTGGACGAGAACGCCGGCCGTCCGGGCCTCATCTTCAACCTCGGCCACGGCATCCTCCCAACCGTCCCGCCGGAAAACGCGATCTTCATGGTCGACTGCGTGCACCGGCTGACGCAGAAATAATTCAGGACCACAGAAAAAGGGCGACCGATAAGGCCGCCCTTTTTGTTGACCCCGTAGAGGATCCGGTGGCCGTTCGCCGCGGCCGGCACCCGGCGCCGGACCTGCCAGGAGCGCATCATGCTTAGGCTATTCAGAATAGACAACGGGCTCATCAAGGAGATGGATTTCCAGAGGGAGGACCTCCCGAACCAGATCCTCAAGGCCGACTGGATCGACGCTCACGAGCCGGACGACGAGGAGAGGGACCTCCTCGAACTGCTGCTGCATACCGACATCCCGGAATCGGACGAGGTGGACGAGATCGAGATCTCGGCTCGCTGCTTCGTGGACGCGGCCGGCATCCACGTGCACCCGCTGTTCCTCTCCCAAAGCGAGGGGCGTCACATGACGCTCACCGTCGCCTGCATCCTGCAGCAAAAACACCTGATCACCATCCGCGAGGGCGACCTCGCCGACTTCCGCCTGTTGCGCATGCGCGCCCGCCGCGGCCAGGTGGAATGTCGCTCACCGGCGGAACTCCTGGTCACCCTGCTGGACCAGAAGGTGGAGAACCACGCGGACACCCTGGAGGACATCCACCGCCAGCTGGAGGGGGTGAGCCACATGGTGCTCGAAGACGACAAGTCCGAACTTGAGGACGCCATCGGCAAACTGGCCCGGCTGGAAGACAGTAACGGGAAGATCCGCCTCTGCCTCATGGATACCCAGAGGGACATCTCGTTTCTCTTGCGCCACCTGCGTGATCGCACTGACCAGACCGAGACGCTGAGAGAGATCGCCCGCGACGTAGAGACGCTGATGACGCACACCACCTTTCTGTTCGACAAGATCAACTTCCTGATGGACTCCACCCAGGGCTTCATCAACATCGAGCAGAACCAGATCATCAAGATCTTCTCCATCGCCGCGGTGGTCTTCCTCCCCCCTACCCTGGTGGCGAGCATCTACGGTATGAACTTCGAGGTGATGCCGGAATTGAAGATGGGGCTGGGCTACCCCTGGGCCCTGCTGCTGATGATCATCTCCGGTTTCGCGCCCTACTGGTATTTCAAGCGCAAAGGCTGGCTGTAACTGGCGGCCAGGGCAACACCCTGCCGACGCTGTCCTACGAGTACCTGCGCATGATCGGCTTCCCCGCCATCGCCGAACACCATTTCAACTTCGGGGTCGGCTACCAGTTCTCCTGCAGGTTCGAGGTGCACTAAACCACAACCTGACGCCGCCCCCTGCCGGGGGCGTGCG
This window of the Geomonas agri genome carries:
- a CDS encoding radical SAM/SPASM domain-containing protein; translation: MAEEFVPKWIAWETTQRCNLKCVHCRCSSEMTSSEGDFTTEEGKKLLKEIADFSKPVVVLSGGEPLMRPDIFELAEYGTSLGLRMCMATNGSLVTDEVCEKMKKADIKMVSLSLDGSCAEVHDDFRQCPGAFEGVMKAAELFRKHGQKFLINSSFTKRNQTDIANTFKVAKSIGATAWYMFMIVPTGRGEEIMSELISKEDYEEILDWHYHQEKNEDDILMRPTCAPHYYRIVPQKAKAEGEKFERRSLTFSTGGGKGCIAAQTICLIDCFGNLKPCSYFHRTAGNVKETPFKELWENSEIFKDLRDFKAYKGKCGECEYLNVCGGCRARADAVYGDYMEEEPFCNYVPIKVQRKEQK
- the hemE gene encoding uroporphyrinogen decarboxylase gives rise to the protein MNTRFLDACWGKPVDRVPVWLMRQAGRYLPDYMRVRSKCTFLELCKTPELAAEVTIQPVDILGVDAAILFSDILTPIEPMGMELDFTPGPVFTKPIRTMADVEALKIPKMETDVPYVLDAVKLLRKELAAKVPLIGFGGAPFTLACYMVEGKGSKDFAALKKMMYAEPEIYAALMDKITTMDMEYLNAQIAAGAQAIQIFDTWGGMLSPADYERYVLPYTQRLINGLNRTNVPVIHFVKGAGTMLEIVKEAGGDVMGLDWHVNLGKARDILGDMAVQGNLDPTVLFAPKEIIEREVKRVLDENAGRPGLIFNLGHGILPTVPPENAIFMVDCVHRLTQK
- the corA gene encoding magnesium/cobalt transporter CorA, which gives rise to MLRLFRIDNGLIKEMDFQREDLPNQILKADWIDAHEPDDEERDLLELLLHTDIPESDEVDEIEISARCFVDAAGIHVHPLFLSQSEGRHMTLTVACILQQKHLITIREGDLADFRLLRMRARRGQVECRSPAELLVTLLDQKVENHADTLEDIHRQLEGVSHMVLEDDKSELEDAIGKLARLEDSNGKIRLCLMDTQRDISFLLRHLRDRTDQTETLREIARDVETLMTHTTFLFDKINFLMDSTQGFINIEQNQIIKIFSIAAVVFLPPTLVASIYGMNFEVMPELKMGLGYPWALLLMIISGFAPYWYFKRKGWL